A portion of the Gossypium arboreum isolate Shixiya-1 chromosome 8, ASM2569848v2, whole genome shotgun sequence genome contains these proteins:
- the LOC108469490 gene encoding protein LURP-one-related 17-like: MFISKKSLSRSVHDEHQEQPELVETRGGNLCTSVTVWRKSLIVTCKGFTVIDSNGNLVYRVDTYVGGRPMELVLMDGSGKPILTMRRSTNLRLVGTWLIYGGEVGEFCTSEKPVFYVKKSINILNANSNVLAYVYRRSSDRRYAYVIEGSYSHRSCKVLDETKRVVAEIRPKDALKRGISFGLEVFVLIVQAGFDPGYAMGLVLLLDQMFS, from the exons ATGTTTATTTCCAAGAAATCTTTGTCAAGATCAGTCCATGATGAACACCAAGAGCAACCGGAGTTAGTCGAAACCCGAGGTGGCAATCTGTGCACATCAGTAACAGTTTGGAGAAAATCACTTATAGTTACCTGTAAAGGCTTTACTGTGATTGATTCAAATGGAAATTTAGTTTATCGAGTTGATACTTACGTGGGAGGACGCCCCATGGAACTCGTTCTTATGGACGGCTCAGGGAAACCCATCCTAACGATGCGACGAAGCACG AATCTTAGGCTAGTAGGGACTTGGCTTATCTATGGAGGGGAAGTAGGTGAATTTTGTACATCAGAAAAGCCAGTTTTCTATGTAAAGAAGAGCATTAACATTTTAAATGCCAACTCTAATgtgcttgcatatgtttaccggcGGTCGTCGGATAGACGGTATGCATATGTGATTGAAGGATCGTATTCGCATAGATCATGTAAAGTGCTAGATGAGACAAAGAGAGTGGTGGCAGAGATAAGGCCGAAGGATGCATTAAAAAGAGGCATTTCATTCGGCCTGGAGGTTTTTGTGTTAATTGTGCAGGCTGGATTTGATCCTGGATATGCCATGGGTCTGGTTCTTTTGCTGGATCAAATGTTTTCAtag